One genomic window of Chanos chanos chromosome 13, fChaCha1.1, whole genome shotgun sequence includes the following:
- the LOC115827020 gene encoding uncharacterized protein LOC115827020, translating into MAALKARNILITGANRGLGLEMVRQLVEIPYPNRQIFACCRDPDGPKSKDLRELAEKHPKVIKIIRLDVADANSIREAAKKVGSLLEKNGLNLLVNNAGVVKHTNLLDTSTEDMWNIFDANVMGPFTVTKEFIPYLRTAVKASGTPGMSCDKAAVINVSTYAASLASVDKTYPHWIAFPYNVTKTALNMMTVLAAIDFKPEEILFTALHPGWVKTELGGEGAMIGVRESIEGMLHVMSGLTEKQNGAYMDYTGKTLPW; encoded by the exons ATGGCAGCACTGAAAGCACGGAACATCCTGATCACTGGGGCCAACCGGGGCCTGGGTTTGGAGATGGTCAGACAACTGGTGGAGATTCCTTACCCTAACCGCCAGATCTTTGCCTGCTGTCGTGACCCTGATGGCCCCAAATCAAAG GACTTGCGAGAGCTGGCTGAGAAGCACCCAAAAGTCATCAAAATCATCCGTCTTG ATGTTGCTGATGCAAACAGCATCAGAGAAGCTGCTAAGAAGGTGGGCTCACTACTGGAGAAGAATGGTCTTAACCTACTGGTCAACAACGCTGGTGTGGTGAAACACACCAACTTGCTCGACACGTCTACCGAAGACATGTGGAACATATTCGACGCCAATGTGATGGGACCTTTCACTGTTACCAAG GAATTCATACCATATCTGCGTACTGCAGTCAAAGCCAGTGGGACTCCGGGTATGTCCTGTGACAAAGCGGCCGTCATTAACGTCTCCACCTACGCGGCGTCTTTGGCATCTGTCGATAAGACATACCCCCACTGGATTGCGTTTCCTTACAATGTCACCAAG ACAGCTCTGAACATGATGACAGTCTTGGCTGCTATTGACTTCAAGCCTGAGGAGATTCTCTTCACTGCCCTGCACCCCGGCTGGGTTAAAACTGAACTGGGAGGTGAAGGG GCAATGATTGGTGTCAGAGAGAGTATAGAGGGTATGCTGCATGTGATGAGCGGCCtcactgagaaacagaatgGAGCCTATATGGACTACACTGGGAAAACTCTGCCCTGGTGA